The proteins below come from a single Nostoc sp. KVJ3 genomic window:
- a CDS encoding AAA family ATPase, which yields MIALPGIAIQDKIYESSNSLVYRGIREDGVGIIVKMLKLDYPSPQELTRYRQEYKITSSLNLEGVIKAYSQQDYQRTLVIILEDFGGESLEQWMHKRPDIFCPIPLSTFLGLAIAISDILGRIHAANVIHKDINPGNIVLNLDTGVVKIIDFGIATQFNRTNPTFKSPHVLEGTLAYLSPEQTGRMNRLLDYRTDFYSLGVTFYELLTGHLPFTTVDMLELVHCHIAKQPVPPHEINTTIPKPVSDIILKLMAKNAEERYQSAWGIKADLEICAEQLAEIGQISSIQLGFQDVSGKFQIPQKLYGRDKEVAMLLAAFNRVACSESNCVATLSKNSEHREQAGNPKFQVEMMLVSGYAGIGKSALVQEIYKPITQKRGYFISGKFDQFQRNIPYSAIADALQKLVQQLLSEPDEQVQQWRSHLLIALETNGQIIIDVIPEVELIIGKQPPVPEIGATEAQNRFHRIFGQFVRVFCSESHPLAIFLDDLQWIDSATLKLIELMLLDEQTQSLFLIGAYRDNEVNQTHPLALMLEKLRKKGAVLQEIILTPLTLGQLSQLIAETLHHNIDNVHSLAELVLRKTEGNPFFVNEFLRTLYSENLLTFDSKHLSWQWNIAQIQAQNITDNVVELMLIKLKKLAENTQQILRLAACIGAEFNLDTLSIVCEKSPETIFQDLLTAIQVGLIQPLSELDENLLIQEYKFLHDRLQQASYALINESHKKVVHLQIGRNILGKTLPERLSDRLFEIVDHLNHGIELVADQPERNEIARLNLIAGQKAKAAIAYSMAQKYLATARVWLAASSWQTNYDLTLELYLETTEVEYLCGDFEQVEHWAAIVLQSAKTVLDTVKVYEVKIQTDIAQNHLLKAINTGLQVLQQLGISFPETPSQLDIQLELDAIASLFSEKQIKDLIHLPEMTEPDKLAAMRILSRITITAWIAAPDLMALLVSKQVSLSFEHGNSFASSFAYANFGLILCGKVEDIETGYEFGQLALMQLSQPKSHSLRARTSLIVNTFIIHWKDHLRNTLQPLLEVYQSGLETGDLEFAAYGAHSYCFNSYVVGNELVEVEREMAAYNEALRQIKQETALTWNQTFHQAIANLMGYSVNPTRLVGKFYNEENGLPQHEAASDGTAIFDVYFNKLFLCYLFSEYAQAVENSIIAERYLIRITGTPIAPFYYLYDALTRLVTYPESSAQAQEEILEKIAVSQEKIKQWAHYAPMNHLHKYHLVQAETARVLGQLLEAEEFYEQAILGAKDNEYLQEEALAYELAAKHYLARGREKIAQTYMKEAHYCYERWGASAKVKDLESRYPQLFPQSSGMASTQIRTTAGTNSNTSHIAFDLATVMKASLAISSKIELDQLLSSLMQILIENAGAQNGCLLLENSGEWAIEAACELNDGEQVCATQVLQSIPTTNYLPESIINYVIRTHECVILNDATREGNFINEPYIQHNQTQSILCLPLLNQSKLVGVLYLENQLASGAFTPERVSFGDATRTQVLNLLSTQAAIAIENAKLYSKLRASESQMAQFLEAIPVGIGIIDAAGRPYYFNQQGIDLLGKGVDPAATPEQLSEIYQLYVTGTNQIYPTERLPIIRALSGERTRADDADIHQNNTTIPVEAWGTPVFDEQGNVAYAIGAFQDITERKQAEHLLANYNRTLEQQVAERTSALQKSEAALRDVYDKLRLREQELRLITDALPVLISYVDANQRYRFVNRTYEVWFNLSRDEILGKSVYELLGETVYQRVEPYINQVFEGQTVTLEAEIPFSLGKRCISATLIPDGDCPRDSAKGDRNTQVRGFYSLITDISEQRNAALREQKRAEQASILEERNRMAREIHDTLAQSFTGILVQVGAATQVLADDIEATQAHLEIIDELARIGLAEARRSVVALRPQLLEDGNLHSALHRLVTQMRAAADTALIYEIKGTAYYLPAEVENNLLRIGQEALTNAIKYADAAEIRVELVYDNAQCILRVKDDGRGFGVGTIPSVGGFGLLGMSERAEHIGAELSIHSQPGQGTEIVVFVNRE from the coding sequence ATGATTGCTCTACCTGGTATCGCCATCCAAGACAAAATATACGAAAGTTCTAATTCTCTAGTGTATCGAGGCATCAGAGAGGATGGAGTAGGGATCATCGTCAAAATGCTAAAGCTTGATTATCCCTCACCCCAAGAACTGACTCGCTACAGACAGGAATATAAAATTACCAGTTCCCTCAATCTGGAAGGAGTTATCAAGGCATACAGCCAGCAAGACTATCAACGCACTCTGGTGATTATCTTAGAAGATTTTGGGGGAGAGTCCCTAGAGCAATGGATGCACAAGCGCCCAGATATCTTTTGCCCCATACCTTTATCTACTTTTCTAGGTCTTGCGATCGCTATAAGCGATATTCTAGGCAGAATCCATGCAGCCAATGTCATTCATAAAGATATCAACCCTGGAAATATAGTCCTCAATCTGGATACTGGCGTTGTCAAAATTATTGACTTTGGGATTGCCACCCAATTTAACCGCACTAATCCGACTTTCAAAAGTCCTCATGTTTTAGAAGGGACACTGGCATATCTATCTCCAGAGCAAACCGGGCGGATGAACCGTTTACTCGATTACCGCACCGATTTTTACTCCCTTGGTGTGACGTTCTACGAACTGCTAACTGGACATCTGCCGTTTACCACAGTGGATATGCTTGAGCTAGTCCACTGTCATATAGCTAAACAGCCTGTTCCGCCTCATGAAATAAATACAACGATTCCTAAGCCAGTTTCAGATATCATTCTCAAACTGATGGCAAAAAATGCCGAAGAACGCTATCAGAGTGCTTGGGGAATCAAAGCAGATTTAGAAATCTGTGCTGAACAATTAGCAGAAATCGGTCAAATCTCTAGCATTCAACTTGGGTTTCAAGACGTTTCGGGTAAGTTTCAAATTCCCCAAAAACTGTATGGGCGGGACAAGGAAGTTGCAATGTTACTGGCGGCGTTTAATCGCGTAGCGTGTTCAGAGTCAAATTGCGTCGCTACTTTATCAAAGAATTCGGAACACAGGGAACAAGCGGGCAATCCAAAATTCCAAGTCGAAATGATGTTGGTATCTGGCTATGCTGGCATTGGGAAATCTGCGTTAGTGCAGGAAATCTATAAACCAATTACCCAAAAGCGCGGCTATTTTATCTCTGGTAAATTTGATCAATTTCAGCGCAATATTCCCTATAGCGCGATCGCAGATGCTCTGCAAAAATTGGTGCAGCAATTGCTCAGTGAACCAGACGAACAGGTGCAACAGTGGCGATCGCACCTTCTAATAGCTTTAGAAACCAACGGACAAATTATCATTGATGTGATCCCCGAAGTTGAATTAATTATTGGTAAGCAGCCACCCGTCCCAGAAATTGGAGCAACTGAAGCTCAAAATCGCTTTCATCGAATCTTTGGGCAGTTTGTGCGGGTGTTTTGTTCAGAATCACATCCCCTGGCGATCTTCTTAGATGATTTGCAGTGGATAGACTCAGCAACGCTGAAGTTAATCGAGTTGATGCTCCTTGATGAGCAAACCCAATCACTATTTTTGATTGGAGCCTATCGAGATAATGAAGTAAATCAAACGCATCCATTAGCATTAATGCTAGAAAAACTGCGAAAAAAAGGGGCAGTGCTTCAAGAAATTATCCTGACACCATTAACGCTGGGTCAGTTGAGTCAGTTAATTGCCGAGACGCTACATCACAATATTGACAATGTTCATTCTTTAGCTGAGTTGGTATTGCGTAAAACTGAGGGCAATCCTTTTTTTGTCAATGAATTCTTGAGGACGTTGTATAGCGAAAATTTGTTGACCTTTGATTCAAAACATTTAAGTTGGCAGTGGAACATAGCTCAGATCCAAGCCCAAAACATCACTGATAATGTTGTAGAGTTGATGCTGATTAAGTTGAAGAAACTGGCAGAGAATACACAGCAAATTCTCCGGCTAGCTGCTTGCATTGGTGCTGAATTTAATTTAGATACTCTATCGATTGTTTGTGAGAAATCACCTGAAACGATTTTTCAAGATTTACTAACAGCCATACAAGTTGGATTAATTCAACCACTATCTGAATTAGATGAAAACTTGTTAATTCAAGAGTATAAGTTTCTGCACGATCGCTTGCAGCAAGCTTCATACGCCTTAATCAATGAGTCGCACAAAAAAGTTGTTCATCTCCAAATTGGTCGTAATATTCTCGGAAAAACTTTGCCGGAGCGACTATCAGACCGACTATTTGAAATTGTCGATCATCTTAATCATGGGATTGAGCTGGTTGCAGATCAACCCGAACGCAATGAAATTGCTAGATTAAATTTAATTGCCGGACAGAAAGCAAAGGCTGCGATCGCCTATAGTATGGCTCAAAAATATTTAGCCACAGCAAGAGTTTGGTTAGCAGCTTCTAGCTGGCAAACAAACTATGACCTGACATTAGAGTTATATTTAGAAACAACAGAAGTCGAGTACTTGTGTGGCGATTTTGAGCAGGTAGAACACTGGGCGGCGATCGTTCTACAATCAGCTAAAACGGTTCTCGACACCGTAAAAGTTTACGAAGTCAAAATTCAAACCGACATCGCACAGAACCACCTATTAAAAGCAATAAATACTGGATTGCAAGTGTTGCAGCAATTGGGGATCAGTTTTCCCGAAACCCCCAGTCAGTTAGATATTCAGCTTGAACTAGACGCGATCGCATCACTCTTTAGTGAGAAACAGATTAAAGACTTGATCCATTTGCCGGAAATGACCGAGCCAGACAAGTTAGCAGCAATGCGAATCCTATCTAGAATTACGATTACGGCCTGGATTGCCGCTCCTGATTTAATGGCCTTACTGGTATCTAAACAAGTCAGCTTATCATTCGAGCATGGAAATTCCTTTGCGTCTTCCTTTGCTTATGCCAACTTTGGATTAATTCTGTGTGGAAAGGTCGAAGACATCGAGACTGGCTACGAGTTTGGACAGTTAGCTTTAATGCAGTTGTCACAACCTAAGTCCCATTCACTCAGAGCTAGAACATCGCTCATCGTGAATACCTTCATTATTCATTGGAAAGATCATCTGAGAAACACATTACAGCCATTACTAGAAGTCTATCAAAGTGGGCTAGAAACCGGGGATTTAGAGTTTGCCGCCTATGGCGCTCACTCTTATTGCTTTAACTCCTATGTTGTCGGAAACGAACTCGTGGAGGTTGAACGCGAAATGGCGGCATATAATGAAGCACTTCGTCAAATCAAACAGGAAACAGCACTAACCTGGAATCAAACATTTCACCAGGCGATCGCAAATTTAATGGGATACTCGGTCAACCCAACCCGTTTAGTTGGCAAATTCTACAATGAGGAGAATGGATTGCCACAACACGAAGCAGCAAGTGATGGAACTGCAATCTTTGATGTCTATTTTAATAAACTTTTCTTGTGCTACCTATTTTCTGAGTATGCTCAGGCAGTTGAAAACTCAATCATAGCAGAACGTTATTTAATCCGAATAACAGGTACACCTATTGCGCCTTTTTACTACCTATATGATGCTTTGACAAGACTCGTAACATACCCTGAAAGCAGCGCTCAAGCGCAAGAGGAAATCCTCGAAAAAATTGCGGTTAGCCAGGAGAAAATAAAGCAATGGGCACATTATGCGCCCATGAATCATTTGCATAAATATCATTTAGTGCAAGCAGAAACTGCACGAGTTTTGGGTCAGTTGCTTGAGGCAGAAGAATTCTACGAGCAAGCAATTCTTGGGGCCAAAGACAACGAGTATTTGCAAGAAGAAGCATTAGCTTATGAATTAGCTGCTAAACATTATCTGGCAAGAGGGAGAGAAAAAATCGCCCAAACTTACATGAAGGAAGCACATTACTGCTATGAACGATGGGGAGCATCTGCAAAGGTGAAAGATTTAGAAAGTCGCTATCCCCAGCTATTTCCTCAATCGTCGGGCATGGCTTCCACGCAAATCCGCACCACTGCTGGAACTAACTCTAATACCTCACATATCGCTTTCGACTTAGCGACGGTGATGAAAGCTTCCCTTGCAATTTCGAGTAAGATTGAACTGGATCAGTTGCTCAGTTCTCTGATGCAGATATTAATTGAGAATGCAGGCGCACAAAACGGATGTCTGCTTTTGGAAAACTCAGGAGAATGGGCGATCGAAGCTGCTTGTGAACTGAATGATGGTGAGCAAGTCTGTGCTACGCAAGTCCTACAATCTATCCCAACTACAAATTATCTTCCTGAATCAATTATTAATTATGTGATTCGTACTCATGAATGTGTCATTTTAAATGATGCTACTCGTGAAGGTAATTTTATTAATGAGCCATATATTCAACACAATCAAACTCAATCAATCTTATGTTTACCTCTGCTCAATCAAAGTAAGCTAGTGGGGGTGTTGTATCTAGAAAATCAATTGGCATCTGGGGCATTTACACCAGAGCGAGTCTCCTTCGGAGACGCTACGCGAACGCAAGTCTTAAATCTGCTATCAACTCAAGCAGCGATCGCAATCGAAAATGCAAAACTCTACTCAAAGCTACGAGCTAGCGAAAGTCAGATGGCTCAATTTCTAGAAGCGATTCCGGTGGGAATTGGCATCATTGACGCGGCGGGTCGCCCTTACTATTTCAATCAGCAGGGAATTGATCTGTTGGGTAAAGGCGTTGATCCTGCCGCAACACCGGAGCAACTTTCAGAGATTTATCAACTATATGTGACGGGAACAAATCAAATCTATCCAACAGAGAGGTTGCCAATCATTCGGGCGTTGAGTGGCGAGCGGACGAGGGCTGATGATGCAGATATTCACCAAAACAACACAACCATTCCTGTTGAGGCATGGGGTACACCCGTCTTTGACGAACAGGGCAATGTGGCTTATGCGATCGGAGCTTTTCAAGACATCACAGAACGCAAACAAGCAGAACACCTCTTAGCCAATTACAACCGCACTCTAGAGCAACAGGTAGCAGAACGAACTTCCGCTTTACAAAAAAGCGAAGCCGCACTGCGCGATGTCTACGACAAGCTTCGCTTACGCGAACAAGAATTACGACTAATCACCGACGCTCTACCAGTTCTTATCAGCTACGTGGATGCAAATCAGCGCTATCGGTTTGTTAACCGTACTTATGAGGTTTGGTTTAACCTTAGTCGAGATGAGATTTTGGGCAAATCTGTTTATGAACTTCTGGGTGAGACGGTTTATCAACGGGTTGAGCCGTATATCAATCAAGTATTTGAAGGGCAAACTGTAACTCTGGAAGCAGAAATTCCCTTTTCACTGGGTAAAAGGTGCATCAGTGCTACCTTGATCCCCGATGGCGATTGTCCAAGGGACAGCGCCAAAGGCGATCGCAATACTCAAGTGAGAGGATTCTACAGTCTAATCACAGACATTAGCGAACAGCGAAACGCTGCACTGCGCGAACAAAAACGCGCCGAGCAAGCCTCAATTCTGGAAGAACGCAACCGCATGGCGCGAGAAATTCACGATACGCTAGCCCAATCCTTCACAGGTATTCTTGTTCAAGTAGGAGCCGCAACCCAAGTGCTAGCCGACGATATAGAAGCGACACAGGCACACCTGGAAATAATTGATGAACTAGCACGAATTGGACTTGCTGAGGCGCGTCGTTCGGTGGTAGCGCTTCGTCCTCAGCTATTGGAGGATGGCAATTTACATAGCGCCCTTCATCGCCTTGTGACTCAAATGAGAGCCGCTGCCGATACTGCTCTGATCTATGAAATCAAAGGTACAGCCTATTACCTGCCAGCCGAGGTTGAAAATAACTTACTACGAATTGGACAGGAAGCATTAACCAACGCCATAAAATACGCTGATGCTGCCGAAATTCGTGTTGAGTTGGTATATGACAATGCCCAATGCATTCTGCGCGTTAAAGACGATGGACGGGGTTTTGGAGTTGGTACGATCCCATCGGTTGGCGGATTTGGATTGCTGGGAATGAGCGAGCGAGCAGAACACATTGGCGCAGAACTGAGTATTCATAGCCAACCTGGGCAAGGAACAGAAATTGTTGTCTTTGTAAATAGAGAGTGA
- a CDS encoding winged helix-turn-helix transcriptional regulator has protein sequence MLTRTLRDLERDGLVKRKVYSTNPPTVEYSLTSLGETLVEPLRQLCQWSMDHFYEVETARESKDNHLDR, from the coding sequence ATGCTAACCCGTACTCTACGTGATTTGGAGAGAGATGGTCTTGTGAAGCGCAAAGTTTATTCTACTAATCCTCCGACTGTAGAGTATTCCTTGACATCACTGGGAGAAACTTTAGTTGAGCCACTTCGCCAGCTGTGTCAGTGGTCGATGGATCATTTTTATGAAGTTGAAACTGCCAGAGAAAGTAAAGACAATCATCTAGATAGATAA
- a CDS encoding phospholipase D-like domain-containing protein: MSKKVSSAINPTFLTDVNHGGKKGQPLLIAEQLAEFIDRAKSNLHIAIYDFRLTESTLAEPVITALKNKAQAGVKVRIAFDHGKPETKTVDAFIASGSDPAPKGTKAFLESVFEGTQVEIKSIAGSKLMHNKYVIRDVNTPQATLWTGSANFTDDAWTYQDNNILQISSPQLCSYYETDFQELWVSGNIKTTGVGDTGKVYIASTEVDFAFSPGEGQTIDHIISSLIGSAKKRIKIASMMITSHTILAALDDALRHKQVKDFSGVYDATQMSHVVKLWLKTEASVGVAETFKEVSSHLVGKHSEPYKPDSKHNFMHNKVVVCDNIVVSGSFNFSRSATQNAENIVVLHDESLAEQYSDYIDQLLTHYSKV; this comes from the coding sequence ATGTCGAAAAAAGTGAGTTCAGCAATTAACCCGACTTTCTTAACAGATGTAAATCATGGTGGAAAGAAAGGGCAACCACTTTTGATTGCAGAACAATTAGCTGAGTTTATTGATCGAGCAAAGTCAAATCTGCACATTGCAATCTATGATTTTCGTTTAACGGAATCAACCCTTGCAGAACCCGTAATTACAGCACTTAAGAACAAAGCCCAAGCGGGTGTCAAAGTCCGAATTGCTTTTGATCATGGAAAACCTGAAACTAAAACAGTTGATGCTTTTATCGCTAGTGGCAGTGATCCAGCACCGAAAGGAACCAAAGCATTCCTAGAAAGTGTATTTGAGGGAACTCAAGTTGAAATAAAGAGCATTGCTGGCTCAAAGCTGATGCATAATAAATATGTCATCCGAGATGTGAATACTCCTCAAGCAACTCTATGGACTGGTTCAGCCAATTTCACAGACGATGCTTGGACTTACCAAGACAACAATATATTGCAAATTTCTTCGCCGCAGCTTTGTTCATACTATGAAACTGACTTTCAGGAATTGTGGGTCAGTGGCAATATCAAGACCACGGGTGTTGGGGATACGGGTAAAGTTTATATTGCTTCTACAGAAGTTGATTTCGCCTTCTCCCCAGGAGAGGGTCAGACTATCGACCACATCATTTCTAGCTTGATTGGTTCGGCAAAAAAGCGAATCAAGATTGCTTCCATGATGATCACTTCTCATACAATTCTCGCTGCACTTGATGATGCCCTCAGACACAAACAGGTGAAAGATTTTAGTGGAGTATACGATGCTACACAAATGTCTCATGTGGTAAAACTTTGGCTCAAAACTGAAGCAAGTGTCGGTGTTGCTGAAACTTTTAAAGAGGTATCATCTCATCTAGTTGGGAAGCACTCCGAGCCTTATAAACCAGATAGCAAACACAATTTCATGCACAATAAGGTTGTAGTATGTGACAATATTGTGGTCAGCGGCAGTTTTAACTTTTCTCGCAGTGCCACACAAAATGCTGAAAATATCGTTGTGTTACATGATGAAAGCTTGGCAGAGCAATATAGCGATTACATTGACCAATTGCTGACGCACTATAGTAAAGTATAG
- a CDS encoding DUF1003 domain-containing protein, protein MKQGGMNEEEFEYYEDNNPALSKIIQRNIRTLIRLRLQAANKRNLQDRIADMITSFSGHIVFVYVHIVWFGAWIVLNTGRIGVHPFDPFPYGLLTMVVSLEAIFLSTFVLISQNRLSEESEYRTNLNLQIALLTEHEVTRVLQMLDAIQDKMGIDNDEDSELADLEMETKPEDVLTEIERLQQLALKRKKLIKRNSR, encoded by the coding sequence ATGAAGCAAGGTGGCATGAATGAGGAGGAATTTGAATATTATGAAGACAATAATCCAGCACTGTCTAAAATCATACAGCGTAACATTCGGACTCTGATTCGCCTTCGACTTCAGGCTGCTAATAAACGAAATCTACAAGACCGAATTGCGGATATGATTACCTCTTTTTCAGGACATATAGTTTTTGTTTACGTACATATAGTCTGGTTTGGAGCTTGGATTGTTTTGAACACGGGAAGAATCGGCGTGCATCCGTTCGATCCATTCCCCTACGGACTATTGACAATGGTAGTATCTCTGGAAGCAATTTTTCTGTCAACATTTGTGTTAATTAGTCAAAACCGTCTGAGTGAAGAAAGTGAGTATCGAACAAACTTAAATTTACAAATTGCACTACTGACAGAGCATGAAGTCACACGAGTATTACAAATGCTTGATGCGATTCAAGACAAAATGGGCATTGATAATGATGAAGACAGTGAACTTGCCGACTTAGAAATGGAAACCAAGCCCGAAGATGTACTAACTGAAATTGAGCGGCTTCAGCAGTTAGCACTGAAGAGAAAAAAGCTGATTAAACGTAATTCTAGATAA
- a CDS encoding response regulator, with amino-acid sequence MTSHNILVIEDSKDMKWLFEGFFNLLPAHYFEMYIYNGRDALKFLKCHRVSIILIDFPVLGAWEFLEYIQAHPTLRFVPLVVMSGAKKHFIDEFPKPFEYFEHCKKPFRPVELKQAVRSAINKAKLHYLQEKSHILADIS; translated from the coding sequence ATGACTTCTCATAATATTCTGGTTATTGAAGATTCTAAAGATATGAAATGGTTGTTTGAGGGCTTTTTTAACTTACTGCCTGCACACTACTTTGAGATGTACATTTATAATGGACGTGATGCTTTAAAATTCCTCAAATGTCACAGAGTTAGCATCATCTTGATTGATTTTCCAGTTCTGGGTGCTTGGGAATTTTTGGAGTACATTCAAGCTCATCCGACATTAAGATTTGTTCCCCTTGTAGTTATGTCGGGTGCAAAAAAACATTTTATCGATGAATTTCCAAAGCCTTTTGAGTATTTTGAACATTGTAAAAAACCATTTAGACCAGTAGAACTTAAACAGGCAGTCCGTTCCGCGATTAACAAAGCAAAATTGCACTATCTGCAAGAAAAAAGCCACATCCTTGCTGATATTAGTTAG
- a CDS encoding aldo/keto reductase: protein METRFLGKSGLKISVLSFGTMTFGGSDFFQEIGATQVDEAQHLIDICLDAGVNIFDTADVYSNGLSEEILGKALGKRRSDVIIATKAYGRMGKGANDTGLSRYHLIRACEDSLRRLNTDYIDLYQVHGFDALTPLEETLRALDSLVRSGKVRYIGCSNYSAWHLMKALSVSERLNLERYVSQQVYYSLVARELEFELIPLGLDQGVGILVWSPLAFGFLSGKYRRGQSQPEGTRRAKIGDIGTVSDLEKGYDIVEVLHEVANNRGVSVAQVALNWLLRQSGITSVIIGARNEQQLRDNLGAAQWELTLEEVNRLNQVSATAPIYPYWHQRKFGAERIPQ, encoded by the coding sequence ATGGAAACGCGATTTTTAGGAAAGTCCGGTCTTAAGATTTCGGTTCTCAGTTTCGGTACAATGACATTCGGTGGTAGCGACTTTTTCCAAGAAATTGGGGCGACTCAGGTAGACGAGGCGCAGCATCTGATTGATATTTGCCTTGATGCAGGTGTCAATATCTTTGACACAGCAGATGTTTACTCGAATGGACTTTCTGAGGAGATTCTTGGTAAAGCTCTCGGAAAGCGTCGTTCTGATGTAATTATTGCAACTAAGGCTTATGGTCGTATGGGAAAAGGAGCAAATGATACTGGATTGTCACGTTATCATCTGATTCGAGCCTGTGAGGACAGCCTACGTCGATTAAACACAGATTACATCGACCTCTATCAAGTTCATGGTTTCGATGCTCTAACTCCACTAGAAGAAACGCTTCGCGCCTTAGATTCACTTGTACGTAGTGGCAAAGTTCGCTACATTGGCTGCTCTAATTATTCAGCTTGGCATTTAATGAAGGCGCTGTCTGTATCAGAGCGTTTGAACTTGGAGCGCTATGTGTCACAACAGGTTTATTACTCGCTTGTGGCGCGAGAGTTGGAATTTGAACTAATTCCTCTAGGTTTAGATCAAGGTGTGGGTATCTTGGTGTGGAGTCCGCTTGCTTTTGGTTTCCTCTCAGGTAAGTATCGTCGTGGTCAGTCCCAACCGGAGGGGACACGACGAGCAAAAATCGGTGATATTGGTACTGTCAGTGACCTGGAAAAGGGGTACGACATTGTGGAAGTTCTGCACGAAGTGGCTAATAACCGTGGTGTCAGTGTTGCTCAAGTTGCGCTCAACTGGCTGTTACGTCAGTCTGGTATTACATCCGTTATTATCGGAGCGCGGAATGAACAACAACTTCGAGACAACCTTGGGGCTGCTCAGTGGGAGCTAACATTAGAGGAAGTAAATCGGCTCAATCAGGTTAGCGCCACCGCGCCAATCTATCCTTACTGGCATCAGCGCAAGTTCGGGGCTGAACGCATTCCACAATAG
- a CDS encoding isochorismatase family protein → MAKTITKPRFSGFRQFLKLQKNERTGSYYSAFTENFSSFILINQISKIYFCGVETDSCIFKTAIDSFERGIEPVIIEDACFSAGGQQAHDAGIFLLKRNIGKNQIQMSDQVIEKMS, encoded by the coding sequence ATGGCTAAAACCATTACTAAACCTAGATTTTCCGGTTTTCGGCAATTTCTCAAACTCCAAAAAAATGAGCGAACCGGGAGTTATTACTCGGCATTTACGGAAAATTTTTCGAGTTTTATTTTGATTAATCAAATCAGCAAAATATATTTTTGTGGAGTTGAAACTGATAGCTGTATTTTCAAGACAGCAATTGACTCTTTTGAGCGCGGTATTGAACCAGTAATTATCGAGGATGCTTGCTTTAGTGCTGGTGGTCAGCAAGCGCATGATGCGGGTATTTTCTTACTCAAACGTAATATAGGAAAAAACCAAATTCAGATGAGCGATCAGGTGATTGAGAAGATGTCATAA
- a CDS encoding isochorismatase family protein translates to MSEIHLVVDMQNGFMPEKCRHIIPTVIKLIECFLETGKLVEFTKFINTADSNYVKLIHWSSLIHEPETSIIDELQPYIHNIFDKPYYSRFAHFKLS, encoded by the coding sequence ATGAGCGAAATCCATCTTGTAGTAGATATGCAAAACGGGTTTATGCCTGAGAAATGCAGACATATTATTCCTACTGTCATTAAACTAATTGAGTGTTTTTTAGAGACTGGTAAACTCGTTGAATTCACAAAATTTATCAATACTGCTGACAGTAATTATGTGAAGCTAATTCATTGGTCAAGCTTGATACATGAACCAGAAACGAGCATTATTGATGAACTTCAGCCATATATACATAATATTTTTGATAAACCTTATTACTCCCGGTTCGCCCATTTTAAATTGAGTTAG
- a CDS encoding MarR family winged helix-turn-helix transcriptional regulator, producing the protein MTQHFDEVLKPSGLLVTQFTILAAVAIAKSATVNELAKMLVMDRTTLTRSLKPLEREGWLKSEPGQDQRTRIIALTEAGEAVLVKALPLWKQAQSMVETALGQQRWNTLLAHLVEATALLR; encoded by the coding sequence ATGACACAACACTTTGACGAAGTACTTAAGCCGAGCGGATTGCTAGTGACTCAGTTCACCATTCTGGCTGCTGTAGCGATCGCAAAATCAGCCACGGTCAACGAGTTAGCCAAGATGTTAGTGATGGATCGCACGACCTTAACCAGGAGTCTTAAGCCCCTTGAACGCGAAGGATGGTTAAAATCCGAACCTGGGCAAGACCAGCGAACTCGTATAATTGCCTTGACTGAAGCTGGAGAAGCTGTCTTAGTGAAAGCTTTACCATTGTGGAAACAGGCTCAAAGCATGGTTGAGACAGCACTTGGACAGCAACGATGGAACACTTTGTTGGCGCATTTAGTGGAAGCAACAGCACTCTTGCGTTAA